Proteins encoded together in one Stigmatella aurantiaca window:
- a CDS encoding DeoR/GlpR family DNA-binding transcription regulator, with the protein MTEPPSTLLPEERKRAILEQLSTEGRVSAADLCRNLRVSEDTIRRDLRDLDEAGLLRRVHGGALPRAQTTLAYAARTQVQQPAKQALAKVAADMVRPGQVLFIDGGTTTLEIARSLPRELRATVVTVSPPVALALIEHTGIEVHLLGGRIHREAMTTVGAETVEAVRQVRADLCLLGVCSLHGEAGITTPHAEEVAIKRAMIQGSAETLAVATADKLGTVSSFVVAPTERLATLVTEATVPEAVLAPFHKLKLRVVTA; encoded by the coding sequence ATGACCGAACCCCCCTCTACCCTGCTTCCCGAGGAGCGCAAGCGGGCCATCCTGGAGCAGCTCTCCACGGAAGGCCGCGTCTCCGCTGCCGACTTGTGCCGGAATCTGCGCGTTTCCGAGGACACCATCCGCAGGGACTTGCGCGACCTGGATGAGGCCGGACTGTTGAGAAGAGTCCATGGCGGCGCCCTCCCCCGGGCCCAGACGACGCTGGCCTACGCCGCGCGCACCCAGGTGCAGCAGCCCGCCAAGCAGGCGCTGGCGAAGGTCGCCGCGGACATGGTGCGCCCGGGCCAGGTGCTCTTCATCGATGGGGGCACCACGACGTTGGAGATTGCCCGCAGCCTTCCCCGCGAGCTGCGCGCCACCGTCGTGACCGTCAGCCCCCCGGTGGCCCTGGCCCTGATCGAGCACACCGGCATCGAGGTGCACCTCCTGGGAGGACGGATCCACCGGGAGGCGATGACGACGGTGGGTGCCGAGACCGTGGAGGCGGTCCGCCAGGTGCGCGCGGACCTGTGCCTGCTGGGCGTGTGCAGCCTCCACGGCGAGGCGGGCATCACCACCCCCCATGCCGAGGAGGTCGCCATCAAGCGCGCGATGATCCAGGGCTCCGCCGAGACCTTGGCGGTGGCGACCGCCGACAAGCTCGGGACCGTCTCCTCCTTCGTGGTGGCCCCCACGGAGCGGCTGGCCACCCTCGTCACCGAGGCCACGGTTCCCGAGGCCGTGCTCGCCCCCTTTCACAAACTCAAGCTCCGTGTGGTGACCGCATGA
- a CDS encoding MFS transporter → MTVSTPALPAPLALAPHHARLAISAVFFVNGLSFASWVPHIPTVQARLGLSTSLLGLALLGVALGALVAMPLTGMLVARWGSRAVTIVSSLLFCPLVALPVRAPSLPLLMVALISFGAAYGAMDVAMNAHAVTVERKLGKTVMSSFHALYSLGGLAGAGSSILLLSWGLTPASHMLGVSVLGLAVVLAASRFLLPASADEGGHAHAFAFPRGPLLFMGLLTFLVLMVEGAMADWSAVYLRQSLGTEAGLAGAGYAVFSLAMTTGRFTGDRMVSTFGPRRLLHVGGLLAAGGLGAALVLHHPVAALIGFGCVGLGLSNLIPVLFSAAGRVPGIPSGVGIAAVSTLGYGGFLVGPPLIGLVAEPLGLPAALGLLVAFLALVAASGSRVLRTQT, encoded by the coding sequence ATGACCGTGTCGACCCCTGCCCTCCCGGCGCCCCTCGCGTTGGCCCCTCACCACGCGCGGCTCGCCATCTCCGCCGTCTTCTTCGTCAATGGCCTGTCCTTCGCGAGCTGGGTGCCTCACATCCCCACGGTCCAGGCCCGGCTCGGGCTGAGCACCTCGCTGCTGGGCCTGGCGCTGCTGGGGGTGGCCCTGGGCGCCCTGGTGGCCATGCCCCTCACCGGCATGCTGGTGGCCCGCTGGGGCAGCCGGGCCGTCACGATCGTCAGCTCGCTGCTCTTCTGTCCGCTGGTGGCGCTGCCCGTGCGGGCCCCCAGCCTCCCGCTGCTCATGGTGGCACTGATCAGCTTTGGCGCCGCCTATGGCGCCATGGACGTGGCGATGAATGCCCACGCGGTGACGGTGGAACGCAAGCTGGGCAAGACCGTCATGTCCTCGTTCCATGCCCTGTACAGCCTGGGGGGATTGGCCGGGGCGGGCAGCTCCATCCTGTTGCTGTCCTGGGGGCTCACGCCCGCCTCCCACATGCTGGGCGTGTCGGTGCTGGGCCTGGCCGTCGTCCTCGCGGCCTCCCGCTTCCTGCTGCCAGCCTCCGCCGATGAGGGGGGCCACGCGCATGCCTTCGCGTTCCCCCGCGGCCCCCTGCTGTTCATGGGGCTGCTCACCTTCCTGGTGCTGATGGTGGAGGGGGCCATGGCGGACTGGAGCGCCGTCTACCTGCGCCAGTCCCTCGGAACCGAAGCGGGCCTGGCCGGCGCGGGCTACGCGGTGTTCTCGCTGGCGATGACCACGGGCCGGTTCACGGGAGACCGGATGGTCAGCACCTTCGGTCCGCGGCGGCTGCTGCACGTGGGCGGCCTCCTGGCGGCCGGTGGCCTGGGCGCGGCCCTGGTGCTGCACCACCCGGTGGCGGCCCTCATCGGCTTTGGCTGCGTGGGGCTTGGGCTGTCCAACCTCATTCCGGTGCTGTTCAGCGCCGCGGGCCGCGTCCCGGGCATTCCCTCCGGCGTGGGCATCGCGGCGGTGTCCACCCTGGGCTATGGCGGCTTCCTCGTGGGCCCGCCGCTGATTGGCCTCGTGGCGGAGCCCCTGGGACTGCCCGCCGCGCTGGGGCTCCTCGTGGCCTTCCTGGCCCTCGTGGCGGCCAGTGGCTCGCGCGTGCTGAGGACCCAGACCTAG
- a CDS encoding class I SAM-dependent rRNA methyltransferase — MAARNLPVARVSLKGAKSLRRGTPWLYRTELVEPPEGEGRGRVVAVVDPQGNPIGQAFYAQRSPLALRLLTRRPATEEPTDEAFFRRRLEAALARRASLKHRDGLRLVHGEADLLPGLFVDRYGAGLTLQTLSEGMDARKEWIARVLVELTGATHVVCRDDASGRDFEGLARQVVLLQGTGEARFTYHEGENRFEVDLLGDMKTGAFLDQVDNHLRAGELARGEALDLFSYHGGFALALSRTCDSVLAVEQDPKASERIQANAARNGRKNVTVENANAFDVLRRFAETGRRFDTVVLDPPGLAKRREGLATALRAYHELNLRALKCLKPEGVLVTCSCSGKLDREGFERMVFSAAEDARRPVQILERRGAGLDHPVLANLPETEYLKALYVRAL; from the coding sequence ATGGCCGCGCGAAACCTTCCCGTTGCACGAGTGAGCCTCAAGGGCGCCAAGAGCCTGCGCCGGGGCACCCCCTGGCTCTACCGCACCGAGCTGGTCGAACCGCCCGAAGGCGAGGGGCGGGGGCGGGTGGTGGCCGTGGTGGACCCCCAGGGCAACCCCATTGGCCAGGCCTTCTACGCGCAGCGCTCGCCGCTGGCCTTGCGGCTGCTCACGCGCCGCCCCGCCACGGAGGAGCCCACGGACGAGGCCTTCTTCCGCCGCCGCTTGGAGGCGGCCCTGGCCCGCCGCGCGTCCCTGAAGCACCGGGATGGCCTGCGGCTGGTGCATGGCGAGGCAGACCTGCTGCCGGGCCTCTTCGTGGACCGCTACGGCGCGGGCCTGACGCTCCAGACGCTCTCCGAGGGCATGGACGCCCGGAAGGAGTGGATCGCCCGGGTGCTGGTGGAGCTGACCGGGGCCACCCACGTGGTGTGCCGGGACGATGCCTCGGGCCGTGACTTCGAGGGGCTCGCGCGCCAGGTGGTGCTGCTGCAAGGCACGGGCGAGGCGCGCTTCACCTACCACGAGGGCGAGAACCGCTTCGAGGTGGACCTCCTGGGGGACATGAAGACCGGGGCCTTCCTGGACCAGGTGGACAACCACCTGCGCGCGGGGGAGCTCGCCCGGGGCGAGGCGTTGGATCTCTTCAGCTACCACGGGGGCTTCGCGCTCGCGCTGAGCCGCACGTGTGACTCGGTGCTCGCGGTGGAGCAGGACCCGAAGGCCTCGGAGCGCATCCAGGCCAACGCCGCGCGCAATGGCCGCAAGAACGTCACGGTGGAGAACGCCAACGCCTTCGACGTGCTGCGGCGCTTCGCGGAGACGGGCCGCCGCTTCGACACGGTGGTGTTGGATCCGCCGGGCCTGGCCAAGCGCCGCGAGGGGCTGGCCACCGCGCTGCGCGCCTACCACGAGCTGAACCTGCGCGCCCTCAAGTGCCTGAAGCCCGAGGGGGTGCTCGTCACCTGCTCGTGCTCGGGGAAGCTGGACCGCGAGGGCTTCGAGCGGATGGTCTTCTCGGCCGCCGAGGATGCCCGGCGGCCGGTGCAGATCCTCGAGCGGCGCGGGGCGGGGTTGGACCATCCGGTGCTCGCCAACCTGCCGGAGACCGAGTACCTCAAGGCGCTCTACGTCCGGGCCCTGTAA
- a CDS encoding S9 family peptidase, translated as MRTFPYVVVSAALLAACASSRPPPPPEAGPPPPPPPAAEEGAQTPVAPDVPAGAEAARIAEFSRLATPFVDAFVNSEALFTRDGKQVLFVSSRDGLPQVYRADAASPTSQATRLFESKERVTLIDTTPDGRSLLVFSDKGADENWSVWKVGLDGSAPVELTPGETLSRDTAFLPDLAPDTLYIGARRMDEVASAAYAVPAAGGPSRVIYRDDKPGFLVHVSRDGKQGLFARYLSASENYLLHLDLASGKTRPLYPAQGTQVSLFAAQFSPDGRTVYVSTDGGGEQALVLALDSASGKELARYVEKDPAKATIQTLLVAKTGDTLALGLSAGNRSEVRLLDARTLKPRARVELPLGQGSPQAFSEDGRRLTAIWSTPASITDAWVIDVKTGKASPLRQEPRPALKQLPALETSIVDIRAHDGLALPTNVYLPKQRSGKLPVIVSYHGGPAGNSKIKWSAATAFFVSQGYAWVEPNVRGSSGFGRAFEEADNGAGRLEAFKDIEAVGRWAASQPWADPDRVIIYGGSYGGYTVLIGLTRMPDLWRAGVDVFGVANMKTFMATTSGFIREVFLLEFGDPDKDAAFLESISPLKDVARIADPLFVYAGANDPRVPRGESDQIVRALRERQVPVEYMVAGNEGHSMARRENQIEFMARTARFLEAHAGPRTAAAP; from the coding sequence ATGCGCACCTTCCCTTACGTGGTCGTCTCGGCAGCCCTGCTCGCCGCGTGTGCGAGCTCCCGTCCCCCGCCTCCTCCGGAGGCCGGGCCCCCGCCCCCGCCTCCTCCCGCGGCGGAGGAGGGGGCTCAGACGCCGGTGGCGCCTGACGTGCCCGCGGGGGCGGAGGCCGCGCGCATCGCGGAGTTCTCACGCCTGGCGACGCCGTTCGTGGACGCGTTCGTCAACTCCGAGGCCCTCTTCACGCGCGATGGGAAGCAGGTGCTCTTCGTCTCCTCGCGCGACGGCCTCCCCCAGGTCTACCGGGCGGATGCGGCGAGCCCCACCTCGCAGGCCACCCGCCTCTTCGAATCCAAGGAGCGGGTGACGCTGATCGACACCACCCCGGATGGCCGGTCCCTGCTGGTCTTCTCGGACAAGGGCGCCGACGAGAACTGGTCGGTCTGGAAGGTGGGCCTCGATGGCTCGGCCCCCGTGGAGCTCACGCCCGGGGAGACCCTGAGCCGGGATACCGCGTTCCTGCCGGACCTGGCGCCGGATACCCTCTATATCGGCGCCCGGCGCATGGACGAAGTCGCCTCCGCCGCGTACGCCGTCCCCGCCGCGGGGGGGCCCTCCCGCGTCATCTACCGGGATGACAAGCCGGGCTTCCTCGTCCACGTGAGCCGCGACGGCAAGCAGGGGCTGTTCGCGCGCTACCTCTCCGCGTCGGAGAACTACCTGCTGCACCTCGATCTGGCGTCGGGCAAGACGCGGCCGCTGTATCCGGCCCAGGGCACCCAGGTCAGCCTCTTCGCCGCGCAGTTCTCGCCGGATGGCCGGACCGTCTATGTCTCGACCGATGGAGGCGGGGAGCAGGCGCTGGTGCTCGCCCTGGACAGCGCGAGCGGCAAGGAGCTCGCCCGGTACGTCGAGAAGGACCCCGCCAAGGCCACCATTCAGACCCTCCTGGTGGCCAAGACCGGGGACACGCTCGCCCTGGGCCTCAGCGCGGGCAACCGCAGCGAGGTCCGGCTGCTCGATGCGCGCACCCTGAAGCCGCGGGCCCGGGTGGAGCTGCCGCTCGGCCAGGGAAGCCCCCAGGCCTTCTCGGAGGACGGCCGGCGGCTCACGGCCATCTGGTCCACCCCCGCCTCCATCACCGATGCGTGGGTCATCGACGTGAAGACGGGCAAGGCCTCCCCCCTGCGCCAGGAGCCACGCCCGGCCCTGAAGCAGCTGCCCGCCCTCGAGACGAGCATCGTGGACATCCGCGCGCACGACGGGCTGGCGCTGCCCACCAACGTGTACCTGCCGAAGCAGCGCTCCGGGAAGCTGCCCGTCATCGTCAGCTACCATGGCGGCCCCGCGGGCAACTCGAAGATCAAATGGTCCGCGGCCACCGCCTTCTTCGTGTCCCAGGGCTACGCCTGGGTGGAGCCCAACGTCCGGGGCTCCTCGGGCTTCGGCCGCGCCTTCGAGGAGGCGGACAACGGGGCAGGGCGGCTGGAGGCCTTCAAGGACATCGAGGCGGTGGGCCGCTGGGCGGCCTCTCAGCCCTGGGCGGATCCGGACCGGGTCATCATCTATGGCGGCAGCTACGGCGGCTACACGGTGCTCATCGGGCTGACGCGGATGCCGGACCTGTGGCGCGCGGGGGTGGACGTGTTCGGCGTGGCGAACATGAAGACCTTCATGGCCACCACGAGCGGCTTCATCCGGGAGGTGTTCCTGCTGGAGTTCGGAGACCCGGACAAGGACGCGGCCTTCCTGGAGTCCATCTCACCGCTCAAGGACGTGGCCCGCATCGCGGATCCGCTGTTCGTCTACGCGGGGGCCAATGATCCCCGGGTGCCGCGCGGGGAGTCGGACCAGATCGTCCGCGCGCTGCGCGAGCGCCAGGTCCCCGTCGAGTACATGGTGGCCGGGAACGAGGGGCACTCCATGGCCCGGCGCGAGAACCAGATTGAGTTCATGGCGCGCACGGCCCGCTTCCTCGAAGCCCACGCCGGCCCCCGCACGGCGGCCGCGCCCTGA
- a CDS encoding caib/baif family protein — protein sequence MKDKGTRAPTPESHEEEQAARQALATVGKREFLEQFQRLTKTFASDPGNPGSYACEGCQRCANCMFCKDCSNCYQCTHCTRCELCNNCSHCVDSKSCHACAYCVQCENCTGSAYLVLCRNLSDCNYCFGCVGLSKKDFYILNVPFSRTEYFKVVNRLRKELGIP from the coding sequence GTGAAGGACAAAGGAACGCGGGCCCCCACCCCGGAGTCACATGAGGAGGAGCAGGCCGCGCGGCAGGCCCTGGCCACCGTGGGCAAGCGGGAGTTCCTGGAGCAGTTCCAGCGGCTGACGAAGACGTTCGCCTCGGATCCGGGCAACCCGGGCTCCTACGCGTGCGAGGGCTGCCAGCGCTGCGCCAACTGCATGTTCTGCAAGGACTGCAGCAACTGCTACCAGTGCACCCACTGCACGCGGTGCGAGCTGTGCAACAACTGCTCGCACTGCGTGGACTCGAAGAGCTGCCATGCCTGCGCCTACTGCGTGCAGTGCGAGAACTGCACCGGCAGCGCCTACCTGGTGCTCTGCCGGAACCTCTCGGACTGCAACTACTGCTTCGGCTGCGTGGGGCTCTCCAAGAAGGACTTCTACATCCTCAACGTGCCCTTCTCCCGCACCGAGTACTTCAAGGTGGTGAACCGGCTGCGCAAGGAGCTGGGCATCCCCTGA